One Fusarium poae strain DAOMC 252244 chromosome 4, whole genome shotgun sequence DNA window includes the following coding sequences:
- a CDS encoding hypothetical protein (SECRETED:SignalP(1-17)~CAZy:PL1_10~CAZy:PL1~CAZy:PL1_9~CAZy:PL1_7~CAZy:PL1_6~CAZy:PL1_3~CAZy:PL1_12), producing the protein MKLSSAIGCVFATFTVAFPSDYLKIATWGVEGYAKDNPIGVTTGGKGGKTVTVTTAEQLVEAVKGNAPKIVRLKGKVELPARLAVGSNTSLVGVGLSAHITGKGVNIYNGDNVIVQNLKITEILDNDCITIRNSTRVWIDHNEFSSDIDGGPDKYDGQIDIIRASDFVTVSWNYFHDHWKSSLVGNDATFRDLDFGHLHVTYHHNYWRNMGTRGPAGRFGHQHVYNNLYEDFLYQAIHSRSDNQVLVEGNVFRGNTSEALSTYGLVIPMDSPNTCVCGDEELDGYANLGAKNDWGNAGVNITQKGNFYKADYKFKLTPLPLVPAVVKLGAGVGRIL; encoded by the exons ATGAAGCTGTCGTCGGCCATTGGCTGCGTTTTTGCGACCTTCACTGTTGCTTTTCCTTCTGACTACCTCAAGATTGCTACCTGGGGTGTCGAGGGTTACGCAAAGGATAACCCCATTGGAGTCACCACCGGTGGAAAGGGCGGCAAGACTGTCACTGTCACGACTGCTGAGCAGCTTGTCGAGGCCGTCAAGGGCAATGCGCCCAAGATCGTCAGGCTTAAGGGCAAGGTTGAGCTACCCGCTCGTCTCGCCGTTGGATCCAACACCTCGCTCGTTGGTGTTGGTCTCTCTGCTCATATCACCGGCAAGGGAGTGAACATCTACAACGGTGACAATGTTATCGTCCAGAACCTCAAGATCACCGAGATTCTTGACAACGATTGCATCACCATCCGAAACAGCACCCGTGTCTGGATTGATCACAACGAGTTCTCTTCCGATATCGATGGCGGACCAGACAAATAT GACGGGCAAATCGATATCATCCGAGCCTCAGACTTCGTCACCGTCTCATGGAACTACTTCCACGACCACTGGAAGTCCTCTTTGGTAGGCAACGATGCTACATTCCGCGACCTCGACTTCGGCCACCTCCACGTCACATACCACCACAACTACTGGCGAAATATGGGCACTCGTGGACCTGCCGGGCGATTCGGTCACCAGCACGTGTACAACAACCTTTACGAGGACTTCCTGTACCAAGCCATCCACAGCCGATCCGACAACCAG GTCCTTGTCGAGGGCAACGTTTTCCGCGGTAACACCAGCGAGGCTCTCAGCACTTACGGTCTTGTCATTCCTATGGACTCTCCCAACACCTGTGTCTGCGGTGATGAAGAGCTCGATGGCTATGCCAACCTTGGAGCCA AGAACGACTGGGGCAATGCTGGAGTCAATATCACACAGAAGGGCAACTTCTACAAGGCCGACTACAAGTTCAAGTTGACACCCCTCCCACTTGTGCCTGCCGTAGTCAAGcttggtgctggtgttggcaGAATTCTGTAG